A window of Trueperaceae bacterium contains these coding sequences:
- the ispH gene encoding 4-hydroxy-3-methylbut-2-enyl diphosphate reductase, producing the protein MNIARLYLAKPRGFCAGVVMAIDAVKEAASEARAAGEGDVAVYHDIVHNRTVVERLEDDHGVTFVERLDDLEGARRAAADAGRTIGSTVVFSAHGVSPVVRMRAAQLGLTTIDATCPLVTKVHNEAKKYAAQGYHILLVGDSTKHQEVIGTLGEAPDQTTVVAVLGNRKADPGLADPRTVEVADPDKVVVLTQTTLSVDDTMRTVELLKRRFPRLVVPPSDDLCFATKNRQDAVRAIASRADVFLVVTSAASSNGMRLLELAEELTGRAHRIESAADIRPQWFAGATSVGVSSAASTPDDLVQEVVEYFRRANADLEVVEEGEWEKIVFRKPRKVAPPADARGGA; encoded by the coding sequence GTGAACATCGCACGTCTCTACCTCGCCAAGCCGCGCGGCTTCTGCGCCGGCGTGGTCATGGCGATCGACGCCGTCAAGGAGGCCGCTTCCGAGGCGCGCGCGGCCGGAGAGGGCGACGTCGCTGTCTACCACGACATCGTCCACAACCGCACCGTCGTGGAGCGCCTCGAGGACGACCACGGCGTGACGTTCGTCGAGCGCCTCGACGACCTGGAGGGGGCGCGGCGCGCCGCGGCCGACGCCGGCAGGACGATCGGTTCGACCGTCGTGTTCAGCGCGCACGGGGTCAGCCCCGTGGTGCGCATGCGCGCCGCGCAGCTGGGCCTGACCACCATCGACGCCACCTGCCCGCTCGTCACCAAGGTGCATAACGAGGCCAAGAAGTACGCCGCTCAGGGCTATCACATCCTCCTCGTCGGCGACTCGACGAAGCATCAGGAGGTCATCGGCACGCTCGGCGAGGCGCCGGACCAGACGACGGTGGTGGCCGTGCTCGGCAACCGCAAGGCCGATCCGGGCCTCGCGGACCCGCGCACGGTGGAGGTGGCGGACCCCGACAAGGTCGTCGTCCTCACGCAGACGACCCTCTCGGTCGACGACACCATGCGCACGGTCGAGCTCCTCAAGCGGCGCTTCCCGCGCCTGGTCGTGCCGCCGTCCGACGACCTATGCTTCGCGACGAAGAACCGCCAGGACGCCGTGCGGGCGATAGCCTCCCGGGCCGACGTGTTCCTCGTCGTCACCAGCGCCGCCAGCTCGAACGGCATGCGTCTGTTGGAACTCGCCGAGGAGCTGACGGGCAGAGCGCACAGGATCGAGTCGGCGGCCGACATAAGGCCCCAGTGGTTCGCGGGCGCGACGTCCGTCGGCGTCAGCTCGGCGGCCTCCACGCCGGACGACCTGGTGCAGGAGGTGGTGGAATACTTCCGGCGCGCGAACGCCGACCTCGAGGTGGTGGAGGAGGGCGAGTGGGAGAAGATCGTCTTCCGGAAGCCGCGCAAGGTGGCTCCGCCGGCCGACGCCCGGGGCGGCGCCTGA
- a CDS encoding serine protease, translating to MDSRDGGGRHLPVEHQLQADEHGPRPAGAAVHDAPAGEVGPAGGAARLRQVRAFTWVLLALLALTAVLGSRLRPEPRLVHVAGTSPAIEAPTGRLLTAFENSRDATVRLEARCVSGGRSRVLGVGTGFFVDESGLLLTAYHVVAAETNAPCRARLVAVTTDRLEYPVELVGFDAYMDLAALRAQVTTLVPYIPLATRTPSPGTNVVAIGNSRDDFMGARAGRVTRLGVQAGRADFANDTIELTNSLAPGDSGGPVVNDRGEAVGVVSYISFNPNAMSSQSYVPPFLQGLSLTRDFAGYAVPLTRGSDLVTGVLAGERRDVPVVGFRWREGLDYDPARSPHYLGPRPGPIVDRVEPGGPAAMAGLRSLEQETVVNGDGSVTVTPVADVIVAVDGRATPTFYDLLAVVRSKRIGDVVTLTVQRGPATFRLEMKLAPSTAVFATD from the coding sequence ATGGATTCTCGCGATGGCGGGGGCAGGCACCTGCCGGTGGAGCACCAGCTTCAGGCGGACGAGCACGGGCCGCGGCCGGCCGGCGCCGCCGTCCACGACGCGCCGGCCGGCGAGGTCGGGCCGGCCGGCGGAGCGGCGCGCCTGCGGCAGGTGCGCGCCTTCACCTGGGTGCTGCTGGCGCTGCTGGCGCTCACGGCGGTGCTGGGCAGCAGGTTGCGGCCGGAGCCGCGGCTCGTGCACGTGGCCGGTACGTCGCCCGCCATCGAGGCGCCGACCGGCCGGCTGCTCACCGCCTTCGAGAACAGCCGCGACGCGACGGTCAGGCTGGAGGCCCGCTGCGTGAGCGGCGGCCGCAGCCGCGTCCTCGGGGTGGGAACCGGCTTCTTCGTCGACGAGTCGGGGCTGCTGCTCACGGCCTATCACGTCGTGGCGGCGGAGACCAACGCCCCGTGCCGCGCTCGCCTGGTGGCCGTCACCACGGACAGGTTGGAGTACCCGGTCGAGCTCGTCGGGTTCGACGCCTACATGGACCTGGCGGCGTTGAGGGCGCAGGTGACGACGCTGGTGCCGTACATCCCGCTGGCGACGCGCACGCCGAGCCCGGGCACCAACGTGGTGGCCATCGGCAACAGCCGCGACGACTTCATGGGCGCGCGCGCTGGGCGCGTGACGCGCCTCGGGGTGCAGGCCGGCCGGGCCGACTTCGCGAACGACACCATCGAACTCACGAACTCGCTCGCGCCGGGCGACTCGGGCGGGCCGGTCGTCAACGACAGGGGCGAGGCGGTGGGCGTCGTCAGCTACATCAGCTTCAACCCCAACGCCATGAGCTCGCAGTCGTACGTCCCGCCCTTCCTGCAGGGGTTGAGCCTGACGCGGGACTTCGCGGGCTACGCCGTCCCCTTGACGCGCGGCAGCGACCTCGTGACGGGCGTCCTCGCGGGCGAGCGGCGCGACGTGCCCGTGGTGGGGTTCAGGTGGCGCGAGGGTCTCGACTACGATCCTGCCAGGAGCCCCCACTACCTTGGCCCGCGCCCCGGCCCGATCGTCGATAGGGTGGAGCCCGGTGGGCCGGCGGCCATGGCGGGGTTGCGCAGCCTCGAGCAGGAGACGGTGGTGAACGGCGACGGCAGCGTGACGGTCACGCCGGTCGCCGACGTGATCGTCGCGGTCGACGGCCGGGCCACCCCGACCTTCTACGACCTGCTGGCCGTCGTGCGCAGCAAGCGGATCGGCGACGTGGTCACGCTGACGGTGCAGCGTGGCCCCGCGACGTTCAGGCTCGAGATGAAGCTCGCCCCGAGCACGGCGGTGTTCGCGACCGACTGA
- a CDS encoding DHH family phosphoesterase produces MSVTVDNRGDARYGEVLAEMARRTRAWTGPIVVVAHVDPDGDALGSALALARALETLGKRVTVPLTPPAYLGFLAEAGELAPPLASLEPGTLLFVLDAGDPGRVAGAPVQGAAAVFNIDHHGTNSRFGDLAVVEPSKAATAVLIKELVDALRVDWTGALATPCLAGILTDTGNFRFGNTNTEALTTAGALIEAGVDYGELTDRLQWRPPGYFTLLSKVMATVTFAEEGRLVYAKLTEEMRGGSPDDDSDDFVGVIRYAEGAMVAVLLKERGETVKLSVRARAGASAQRICLALGGGGHVAAAGATVAGTLAQAEASMLAAVADELRRGTTE; encoded by the coding sequence ATGTCAGTGACAGTCGACAACCGCGGGGACGCCCGTTACGGCGAGGTGCTCGCCGAGATGGCGCGCAGGACGCGCGCCTGGACCGGCCCCATCGTCGTGGTGGCGCACGTCGATCCGGACGGCGACGCCCTCGGCAGCGCGCTCGCGCTGGCGCGCGCCCTCGAGACCCTCGGCAAGCGCGTGACGGTGCCGCTCACGCCCCCCGCCTACCTCGGGTTCCTGGCCGAGGCCGGCGAGCTGGCGCCCCCCCTGGCGAGCCTCGAGCCCGGCACCCTCTTGTTCGTCCTGGACGCCGGCGACCCCGGGCGCGTGGCGGGAGCACCCGTGCAGGGCGCCGCGGCGGTCTTCAACATCGACCACCACGGCACCAACTCGCGCTTCGGCGACCTTGCGGTCGTCGAGCCGTCGAAGGCGGCCACCGCCGTGCTCATCAAGGAACTCGTCGACGCGCTACGGGTCGACTGGACCGGCGCCCTGGCCACGCCCTGCCTGGCGGGGATACTGACGGACACAGGCAACTTCCGCTTCGGCAACACCAACACGGAGGCGTTGACGACGGCGGGCGCGCTGATCGAGGCCGGCGTCGACTACGGCGAGCTCACCGACAGGTTGCAATGGCGTCCCCCGGGCTACTTCACGCTCCTCTCCAAGGTCATGGCCACCGTCACCTTCGCGGAGGAAGGGCGGCTCGTGTACGCCAAGCTCACGGAGGAGATGCGCGGCGGCAGCCCCGACGACGACTCCGACGACTTCGTGGGCGTCATCCGCTACGCCGAGGGCGCCATGGTGGCGGTGCTCCTGAAGGAGCGGGGCGAGACCGTGAAGCTGAGCGTCCGCGCCCGCGCCGGCGCGTCGGCCCAGCGCATCTGCCTGGCGCTGGGAGGCGGCGGGCACGTGGCCGCGGCCGGGGCGACCGTCGCCGGCACGCTCGCGCAGGCGGAAGCCTCGATGCTGGCGGCCGTGGCCGACGAACTGAGGCGGGGGACTACCGAGTGA
- a CDS encoding hydroxymethylglutaryl-CoA lyase, translating into MAAPDWVTWVECPRDAWQGLAHAPPTALKVRHLQDLLAAGFAHLDLGSFVSRKLVPQMADTEEVLAALGPAPGADLLCIIGNERGLERAAAAAGVTSVGYPLSVSDTFQRRNVGRSVQESWELVAGLLAAAGAAGLDLVVYVSMGFGNPYGDPWSPAVTAAAVARLRELGVRRLALADTLGDASAEVVRAVMAEVSDPAGLGLHLHAAPGAWSDKLEVALAHGVRWFEGALGGVGGCPFAADALVGNLPTEHVLPWLAAAGLVVAPDLAALPALARAAGELAGVGAAGRAPLTR; encoded by the coding sequence ATGGCCGCTCCCGATTGGGTCACCTGGGTGGAGTGCCCGCGCGACGCCTGGCAGGGGCTCGCGCACGCGCCCCCCACGGCGCTGAAGGTGCGGCACCTGCAGGACCTGCTGGCCGCCGGCTTCGCGCACCTAGACCTCGGCTCGTTCGTCTCCAGGAAGCTCGTTCCCCAGATGGCCGACACCGAGGAGGTCCTGGCCGCGCTCGGTCCCGCCCCGGGCGCGGACCTCCTCTGCATCATCGGGAACGAGCGCGGCCTCGAGCGAGCGGCGGCGGCCGCGGGAGTCACCAGCGTCGGGTACCCGCTATCCGTGAGCGACACGTTCCAGCGCCGCAACGTGGGGCGCTCCGTGCAGGAGTCGTGGGAGCTGGTGGCGGGGCTGCTGGCGGCTGCCGGCGCGGCCGGGCTCGACCTGGTCGTCTACGTCTCCATGGGCTTCGGTAACCCGTACGGCGACCCGTGGAGCCCGGCGGTGACGGCGGCCGCGGTGGCGCGCCTGCGCGAGCTAGGGGTGCGGCGCCTCGCGCTCGCGGACACGCTCGGCGACGCGAGCGCCGAGGTGGTGCGCGCCGTCATGGCTGAGGTGTCCGACCCGGCCGGGTTGGGCCTGCACCTCCACGCCGCGCCCGGGGCGTGGAGCGACAAGCTCGAGGTGGCGCTAGCTCACGGGGTCAGGTGGTTCGAGGGGGCCCTGGGTGGGGTGGGCGGTTGCCCGTTCGCGGCCGACGCCCTCGTCGGCAACCTGCCGACCGAGCACGTGCTGCCGTGGCTGGCCGCCGCGGGCCTCGTCGTCGCGCCCGACCTCGCCGCGCTCCCCGCGCTGGCGCGGGCCGCCGGCGAGCTGGCGGGGGTCGGGGCGGCGGGGCGCGCGCCGCTCACTCGGTAG
- a CDS encoding DNA repair protein RecN: MLRTLELRDFAIVDELALDLAPGLNVLTGETGAGKSIVVDALELLSGGRADVGVVRAGAEAALVQATFEGAPFGSASRRVAVNGRHGARLDGELVTVAELSTAVGAAVRVFGQHAAQQLLSPAAQREQLDRLLAPGDRGALARHREAFAALQQTASALDELRAARRERSRRLDTLAHQLSEIDRVAPVPGEDESLAAELAALQHAERIVLAGSRALAALAGDDGGAAALAAEALRELEGAARYAAAYAPLARDLRELVGGLGAVATEVEAFLSDFDADPRRLDDVQARLAALEGLERKYGPDVAAVLEYRAAAAAEVAGLQGADDEVARLEAEERALGVELDELGRRLTAARGAAGGALAVEVLPLLVALGLPAARFEVEVAPAQKRGRSGADDVAFLFGANPGEPLKRVSDAASGGELSRIMLALHLVTGSDIPTVAFDEVDAGVGGRTADQVGALLARLAGERQVLVVTHLAQVAAYASAHFKVDKAEVGGRTVTRVRRLAEPERVEELARLLSGTLTEASMRHAAELLARAGALATAPAGAKNRARASTGARAGRRQGSADG; this comes from the coding sequence GTGCTGCGGACGCTGGAACTGCGCGACTTCGCCATCGTGGACGAGCTCGCCCTCGACCTCGCGCCGGGCCTGAACGTGCTGACCGGCGAGACCGGCGCCGGCAAGTCCATCGTCGTGGACGCCCTCGAGCTGCTCAGCGGCGGCAGGGCAGACGTCGGCGTGGTGCGGGCCGGCGCCGAGGCAGCGCTCGTGCAGGCAACGTTCGAGGGCGCGCCGTTCGGCTCGGCGTCGCGGCGCGTCGCCGTCAACGGACGCCACGGGGCGCGCCTCGACGGTGAGCTCGTGACCGTCGCCGAGCTGTCGACGGCCGTGGGGGCGGCCGTGAGGGTGTTCGGGCAACACGCCGCCCAGCAGCTCCTCTCCCCCGCCGCGCAACGCGAGCAGCTCGACCGGCTGCTGGCGCCCGGCGACCGGGGCGCCCTCGCGCGGCACCGCGAGGCGTTCGCGGCCCTGCAGCAGACCGCGTCCGCGCTGGACGAGCTGCGCGCCGCCCGCAGGGAGCGCTCCCGCCGCCTCGACACCCTGGCGCACCAACTGAGCGAGATCGACCGGGTCGCCCCGGTGCCTGGCGAGGACGAGAGCCTCGCCGCCGAGCTCGCCGCGCTGCAGCACGCCGAGCGGATCGTGCTGGCGGGCTCCAGGGCTTTGGCGGCACTGGCGGGCGACGACGGCGGCGCCGCCGCCCTCGCGGCCGAGGCCCTGCGCGAGCTGGAGGGAGCGGCGCGCTACGCCGCCGCCTACGCGCCGTTGGCGCGGGACCTGCGCGAGCTGGTCGGGGGGCTCGGCGCGGTCGCCACCGAGGTGGAGGCGTTCCTGTCGGACTTCGACGCGGACCCGCGGCGGCTCGACGACGTCCAGGCGCGCCTGGCGGCCCTGGAGGGCCTCGAGCGCAAGTACGGTCCGGACGTCGCCGCCGTGCTCGAGTACCGGGCCGCGGCGGCCGCCGAGGTGGCCGGGCTGCAGGGGGCCGACGACGAGGTCGCGCGGCTCGAGGCCGAGGAGCGAGCGCTGGGGGTCGAGCTGGACGAGCTCGGTCGGCGGCTCACGGCGGCGCGGGGCGCCGCCGGCGGGGCGCTGGCGGTCGAGGTGCTCCCGCTGCTCGTGGCGCTGGGCCTGCCGGCCGCCCGCTTCGAGGTGGAGGTCGCGCCCGCTCAGAAGCGCGGCCGCTCGGGTGCGGACGACGTGGCGTTCCTCTTCGGCGCCAACCCGGGGGAGCCGCTGAAGCGCGTGTCCGACGCCGCCTCCGGCGGCGAGCTGTCGCGCATCATGCTGGCGCTCCACCTGGTGACGGGCTCCGACATCCCGACCGTGGCCTTCGACGAGGTCGACGCGGGGGTCGGTGGCAGGACCGCCGACCAGGTGGGCGCGCTGCTCGCCCGCCTGGCCGGGGAGCGGCAGGTCTTGGTCGTCACGCACCTGGCTCAGGTGGCCGCCTACGCGAGCGCGCACTTCAAGGTCGACAAGGCGGAGGTTGGCGGCCGCACCGTCACGCGCGTGCGGCGCCTGGCCGAGCCAGAGCGGGTCGAGGAGTTGGCGCGGCTCCTGTCCGGCACCCTGACCGAGGCCTCCATGCGTCACGCGGCCGAGCTCCTGGCGCGCGCCGGGGCGCTGGCAACGGCCCCCGCCGGCGCCAAGAACCGGGCGCGGGCGAGCACCGGCGCCCGCGCCGGCCGCCGCCAGGGCAGCGCCGACGGCTGA
- a CDS encoding uracil-DNA glycosylase, with the protein MTLTELERAAAERPAVLHELSENLVFGEGDPDARLVLVGEAPGEDEDESGRPFVGRAGQLLDKVLASVGIDRGDVYITNIVKFRPPGNRNPRPEEVAASEWVLLEQLRIIRPQIVAPLGNVPTQYFLRTTDGISRTRGKWYDWHGIRLFPLFHPAYLLRNPSRERGAPKWITWNDMKELKRVLDDLPPKDDGFHLDTAEQGALF; encoded by the coding sequence GTGACGCTCACGGAACTCGAGCGCGCGGCCGCGGAGCGGCCAGCCGTGCTGCACGAACTATCCGAGAACCTCGTGTTCGGCGAGGGCGACCCCGACGCCCGCCTCGTCCTCGTGGGCGAGGCGCCGGGCGAGGACGAGGACGAGAGCGGCAGGCCGTTCGTCGGACGCGCCGGACAGCTGCTCGACAAGGTGTTGGCCTCGGTCGGCATCGACCGCGGCGACGTCTACATCACGAACATCGTCAAGTTCCGCCCGCCAGGCAACCGCAACCCGCGCCCGGAGGAGGTCGCGGCGAGCGAGTGGGTGCTGCTCGAACAGCTCAGGATCATCAGGCCTCAGATCGTGGCGCCGCTCGGCAACGTCCCCACGCAGTACTTCCTAAGGACCACGGACGGCATCAGCCGCACGCGCGGCAAGTGGTACGACTGGCACGGCATCCGGCTCTTCCCGCTGTTCCACCCCGCCTACCTGCTCCGTAACCCGAGCCGCGAGCGCGGGGCCCCCAAGTGGATAACCTGGAACGACATGAAGGAGCTGAAGCGCGTGCTCGACGACCTCCCTCCGAAGGACGACGGCTTCCACCTCGACACCGCCGAGCAAGGGGCGCTGTTCTGA
- a CDS encoding DUF1844 domain-containing protein, which yields MRLVGLIHALRASADAALGDDSSPLRLAGRDGVAGRKAAKRSLDLLEMLEVKTLGNLDAAERDVLWSALRAVRARLDATATELPVLDATAAGLRTDDG from the coding sequence GTGCGGCTGGTGGGGCTCATCCACGCTCTGCGGGCGTCGGCCGACGCCGCGCTCGGCGACGACAGCAGCCCCCTCCGGCTGGCGGGGCGCGACGGGGTCGCCGGTCGCAAGGCCGCCAAGCGCAGCCTCGACCTGCTCGAGATGCTGGAGGTGAAGACCCTCGGCAACCTCGACGCGGCCGAACGGGACGTGCTGTGGTCGGCCCTGCGCGCCGTGCGCGCCAGGCTGGACGCGACGGCCACCGAGCTGCCGGTCCTGGACGCCACGGCCGCCGGCCTCAGGACGGACGACGGCTGA
- a CDS encoding D-tyrosyl-tRNA(Tyr) deacylase — protein sequence MRALVQRVDRAAVRVEGRTVGEIGKGLLVLLGVRPGDDALLAARLADKVRKLRVFEDDGGKMNLSLEQVGGACLVVSQFTLYGDARGGNRPGFSGAARPELAEPLYLAFVAALRGEGVKVATGEFGAMMDVELVNSGPTTLWLDSDELFA from the coding sequence ATGCGCGCGCTGGTGCAGCGCGTCGACCGCGCCGCCGTGCGCGTGGAGGGCCGCACCGTCGGTGAGATCGGCAAGGGTCTGCTCGTGCTGCTCGGGGTGCGGCCCGGGGACGACGCCCTGCTGGCGGCCCGCCTCGCAGACAAGGTGCGCAAGCTGCGCGTCTTCGAGGACGACGGCGGCAAGATGAACCTGAGCCTCGAGCAGGTCGGGGGCGCCTGCCTGGTGGTGAGCCAGTTCACCCTCTACGGCGACGCGCGGGGCGGCAACCGCCCCGGCTTCAGCGGCGCGGCCCGCCCCGAGCTGGCCGAACCGCTCTACCTCGCGTTCGTGGCGGCGCTGCGGGGCGAGGGCGTGAAAGTCGCGACCGGCGAGTTCGGTGCCATGATGGACGTCGAGCTCGTCAACTCCGGCCCGACCACGTTGTGGCTGGACAGCGACGAGCTGTTCGCCTGA
- the carA gene encoding glutamine-hydrolyzing carbamoyl-phosphate synthase small subunit, producing the protein MSLLSKPPALLALEDGTVYYGYAFGAHGKSVGEIVFNTSMTGYQEILTDPSYNGQIVTMTYPHVGNYGVSVYDMESNRPYARGFIVREFSRVASNHRANQDLQAFMEQHGIVGIEGIDTRALTRRLRSGGVVKGVIYHGHTDDALEAELVAEARAHEDIDGRDMTPEVTTPLPYARPTFQDHPRVVLVDFGIKHSIVYKLEQSGAEVIVVPAQTTAAQVMALNPYGLVLSNGPGDPAGPKYAHDTVWQLLGLLPTYGICMGHQLLGLAVGGRTYKLAYGHHGANTPVKNLVTGGVEITSQNHNYVVDIDSIPGGQFVATHVNLNDGTLEGMAHARYPVFSVQYHPEASPGPHDASYHFRRFIEEVNLFEGATALPAARAAVG; encoded by the coding sequence ATGTCGCTCCTCAGCAAACCCCCCGCGCTCCTCGCTCTCGAAGACGGCACCGTCTACTACGGTTACGCCTTCGGGGCGCATGGCAAGTCCGTTGGCGAGATCGTGTTCAACACGTCCATGACCGGCTACCAGGAGATCCTGACCGACCCCAGCTACAACGGCCAGATCGTCACCATGACCTACCCGCACGTCGGGAACTACGGCGTGAGCGTGTACGACATGGAGTCGAACCGCCCCTACGCCAGGGGCTTCATCGTGCGCGAGTTCTCGCGCGTGGCCTCCAACCACCGTGCCAACCAGGACCTCCAGGCGTTCATGGAGCAGCACGGCATCGTCGGCATCGAGGGGATCGACACGCGCGCCCTCACGCGGCGCCTCCGCTCCGGGGGCGTCGTCAAGGGGGTCATCTACCACGGTCACACGGACGACGCCCTGGAGGCCGAGCTGGTGGCCGAGGCGCGCGCGCACGAGGACATCGACGGGCGCGACATGACCCCCGAGGTCACCACGCCGCTGCCGTACGCGCGGCCGACGTTCCAGGACCACCCGCGGGTCGTGCTGGTCGACTTCGGCATCAAGCACTCGATCGTCTACAAGCTCGAGCAGTCAGGGGCCGAGGTGATCGTGGTGCCGGCCCAGACCACAGCCGCGCAGGTCATGGCGCTCAACCCGTACGGGCTGGTGCTGTCGAACGGCCCCGGCGACCCGGCGGGCCCGAAGTACGCCCACGACACCGTGTGGCAGCTGCTTGGCCTGCTACCGACCTACGGCATCTGCATGGGCCATCAGCTGCTCGGGCTGGCCGTCGGCGGCCGCACCTACAAGCTCGCCTACGGCCACCATGGCGCCAACACGCCGGTTAAGAACCTCGTCACCGGCGGCGTCGAGATCACCAGCCAGAACCACAACTACGTCGTCGACATCGACTCGATCCCGGGTGGACAGTTCGTGGCCACTCACGTCAACCTGAACGACGGGACCCTGGAGGGGATGGCGCACGCGCGTTACCCCGTCTTCAGCGTCCAGTACCACCCCGAGGCCAGCCCGGGGCCGCACGACGCCTCGTACCACTTCAGGCGGTTCATCGAGGAAGTGAACCTGTTCGAGGGCGCCACGGCGCTGCCGGCCGCGCGCGCCGCCGTCGGCTGA
- a CDS encoding NTP transferase domain-containing protein: protein MSGGADLAVVVLAAGEGKRMNSRLHKVLHEAAGKPLLEHILAAAAPLRPSRTVVVVGYSGDAVRERFEGRDLTFVTQDFATGYGTGHALREAGRGLAGHDGKVLVLNGDGPLLTSATLGALVGTLGAERGMALLTCVTKDPSGLGRIVRGPGGDLVAIVEEKDATAEQRALHEINPGVYLFDSDVWRRAAQLKNDNAAGEYYITDLPRSYLADGLPVRTLLADERELLGVNDRAQLAVAEAILRERVRARWLRAGVTMLDPATTYIDDGVTLGRDVVLEQGVVLRGRTSVGEGARVGAYSVLEDATVAAEAVVAPFTVVGAPGHAAG, encoded by the coding sequence GTGAGCGGCGGGGCTGACCTCGCCGTGGTGGTGCTCGCCGCCGGCGAGGGCAAGCGCATGAACTCGCGGCTGCACAAGGTCCTCCACGAGGCGGCCGGCAAGCCGCTCCTCGAGCACATCCTGGCCGCCGCCGCGCCGCTGCGGCCCAGCCGCACCGTCGTCGTGGTCGGGTACTCGGGCGACGCCGTGCGCGAGCGGTTCGAGGGCCGCGACCTCACCTTCGTCACGCAGGACTTCGCGACCGGCTACGGCACGGGGCACGCCCTCCGCGAGGCGGGCCGCGGCCTGGCGGGCCACGACGGCAAGGTCCTCGTCCTGAACGGCGACGGTCCCCTCCTCACCAGCGCCACGCTCGGCGCCCTCGTCGGCACCCTGGGGGCGGAGCGCGGCATGGCGCTGCTCACCTGCGTCACCAAGGACCCGAGCGGGCTGGGTCGCATCGTGCGGGGGCCGGGCGGCGACCTCGTCGCCATCGTCGAGGAGAAGGACGCCACGGCGGAGCAGCGGGCGCTGCACGAGATCAACCCCGGCGTCTACCTGTTCGACTCCGACGTCTGGCGGCGCGCGGCGCAGCTCAAGAACGACAACGCGGCGGGTGAGTACTACATCACGGACCTGCCGCGCTCCTACCTCGCGGATGGTCTGCCCGTGCGGACGCTGCTCGCAGACGAGCGCGAGCTGCTCGGTGTGAACGACCGCGCCCAGCTGGCGGTCGCGGAAGCCATCTTGCGGGAACGCGTCAGGGCGCGTTGGCTCCGCGCCGGCGTCACGATGCTCGACCCCGCCACCACCTACATCGACGACGGCGTGACCCTCGGGCGCGACGTCGTGCTCGAGCAGGGCGTCGTCCTGCGGGGCCGCACCAGCGTGGGGGAAGGCGCGCGGGTCGGCGCCTACAGCGTCCTCGAGGACGCGACCGTCGCCGCCGAGGCGGTCGTGGCGCCGTTCACGGTGGTGGGCGCGCCCGGGCACGCGGCCGGCTAG
- the lgt gene encoding prolipoprotein diacylglyceryl transferase — translation MDPILIQLGPLAIRWYGLLIALGVLAGSALALRYAERRGLDPEKLLDMAVWLVIAGIVGARLVYVITSPAAFFGPGGNVADVFKVWQGGISIHGGVLGIMLATWLYSRAHRLNMWAYLDVMSPVAGLGIIGGRIGNFMNGTDTGGRLTAWPVGFTWPEPGTETFGAFGRLVFGRDLWSAFPGVCSDGSYIPLHQCTAEIVRGPVHLTQAYGVVIGVVVLLVTLWALRRGRGPGYAFWQMVLWYSVLRSVLEETFRDNPLAPQVVLQDGLDKAGIGLFTITQVASVAIVIVALLMLRRSAAAPAPAPAAAGAAPGPRGRSAGDHKGTTGGRKRS, via the coding sequence ATGGACCCGATCCTGATCCAGCTTGGCCCCCTCGCCATAAGGTGGTACGGCCTCCTCATCGCCCTGGGCGTGCTCGCCGGCTCCGCCCTGGCCCTGCGCTACGCCGAGCGCCGCGGCCTCGACCCCGAGAAGCTGCTCGACATGGCCGTGTGGCTGGTCATCGCCGGCATCGTCGGCGCGCGCCTGGTGTACGTGATCACCAGCCCCGCCGCCTTCTTCGGCCCGGGCGGCAACGTGGCCGACGTGTTCAAGGTCTGGCAGGGCGGCATCAGCATCCACGGCGGCGTGCTGGGGATCATGCTCGCCACCTGGCTCTACTCGCGCGCGCACCGCCTGAACATGTGGGCCTACCTCGACGTCATGTCGCCGGTCGCGGGCCTTGGCATCATCGGCGGACGCATCGGCAACTTCATGAACGGGACCGACACGGGCGGCCGCCTCACCGCCTGGCCCGTCGGGTTCACCTGGCCCGAACCGGGCACGGAGACCTTCGGCGCGTTCGGACGGCTGGTGTTCGGGCGCGACCTGTGGAGCGCCTTCCCGGGCGTCTGCTCCGACGGCTCCTACATCCCCCTCCACCAGTGCACCGCCGAGATCGTGCGCGGACCCGTCCACCTGACGCAGGCCTACGGGGTCGTCATCGGGGTGGTGGTGCTGCTGGTGACCCTCTGGGCGTTGCGCCGCGGGCGGGGACCCGGTTACGCCTTCTGGCAGATGGTCCTGTGGTACTCGGTGCTGCGCTCCGTGCTGGAGGAGACGTTCCGCGACAACCCGCTCGCGCCCCAGGTGGTGCTCCAGGACGGACTCGACAAGGCCGGCATCGGCCTCTTCACGATCACGCAGGTCGCCAGCGTCGCCATCGTCATCGTGGCCCTCCTCATGTTGAGGCGTAGCGCCGCCGCGCCGGCGCCGGCGCCCGCCGCGGCGGGGGCGGCGCCCGGTCCGCGAGGCCGTTCGGCGGGCGACCACAAGGGGACGACCGGCGGGAGGAAGCGCTCGTGA